The following coding sequences are from one Candidatus Aegiribacteria sp. window:
- a CDS encoding HD-GYP domain-containing protein, with the protein MIVQISEIIGNSTLEVTAGIGHDSMILLAILALGSAVTGGFPMLSAPSFEFSLNRVFILSLFFLCPHNPTVYFALASVVAGAALRRTVSSRQFWRYVTSGILMVLLLEFGPVVYQKLNPGVPVQMITISVLPVLILIEVIITIIFSVKGSDISKLSGWILISYIAAIPLSLMTVIMVIKADVLGAALASVGLTGFSFIGRSINRKNQWNAQRIKEISLQDRLAARLMKSSSYIEYIYILQNNIFKYSGSRIRALTRSTGTYDWILWSSDEQSCCMKNDVTGTIPSKSQFTNNFSVKSIKGTALGLTDNKDVIIVFSGPEKDILQKIPFNLLENLVLLLVHSWETVGHALRSERSFLAAAVMLARLADSKDNYTHGHSLRVANLSYSLGKYLHLSPENIQTLRVAAILHDIGKLAIPASILTKRGLLTKKEREIMEAHPEEGARIVSGLSGYEEVVEIIRSHHERLDGNGYPDGLRNGDIPFMARIVAVADTYDAITSNRSYHSISGGENALESIRAEEGSKFDSRIVSALESILKNEKVSMA; encoded by the coding sequence ATGATTGTGCAGATATCCGAGATTATTGGCAACAGCACTCTTGAAGTAACAGCTGGAATCGGGCACGATTCCATGATCCTTCTTGCGATATTGGCCCTTGGCAGTGCTGTAACCGGAGGATTCCCGATGCTGTCCGCACCTTCCTTCGAATTCTCACTGAATAGAGTTTTTATTCTATCCCTCTTCTTTCTCTGTCCACATAATCCAACTGTCTATTTCGCCCTTGCCTCCGTTGTCGCAGGCGCTGCTCTTCGAAGAACTGTATCGAGCAGACAATTCTGGCGGTACGTCACTTCTGGAATTCTTATGGTTCTACTGCTTGAATTCGGTCCTGTCGTATACCAGAAACTAAATCCCGGAGTTCCCGTCCAGATGATTACTATTTCAGTTCTACCTGTTCTGATCTTAATTGAGGTCATCATCACAATAATATTCTCTGTAAAGGGATCAGATATCAGTAAACTTTCAGGATGGATACTGATTTCATATATAGCCGCTATCCCCCTCTCACTCATGACTGTAATCATGGTTATCAAAGCTGACGTTCTCGGAGCCGCACTGGCTTCTGTAGGATTGACCGGTTTCTCTTTCATCGGAAGGTCCATAAACAGGAAAAATCAGTGGAATGCACAGAGAATAAAAGAGATTAGCCTCCAGGACAGACTGGCCGCACGCCTGATGAAATCATCTTCATATATTGAGTACATCTACATACTGCAGAATAATATCTTCAAGTATTCAGGCAGCCGCATAAGAGCACTCACCAGATCAACTGGAACCTATGACTGGATTCTTTGGAGCTCGGATGAACAATCCTGTTGTATGAAGAACGATGTTACAGGCACCATACCCTCCAAAAGCCAGTTTACAAATAACTTTTCAGTGAAGAGCATCAAGGGGACAGCTCTTGGATTAACGGATAATAAAGATGTGATAATTGTGTTCTCCGGTCCTGAAAAAGATATCCTCCAGAAGATACCTTTCAATCTTCTCGAAAACCTTGTGCTTTTACTGGTTCATTCATGGGAGACAGTGGGTCATGCCCTGCGAAGCGAAAGGTCATTTCTTGCTGCCGCGGTTATGCTTGCGCGGCTGGCCGATTCAAAGGACAATTATACTCACGGTCATTCGCTGAGAGTTGCCAACCTTTCATACTCACTCGGCAAGTATCTACACCTTTCCCCTGAGAACATTCAAACACTGCGTGTCGCTGCAATACTCCATGACATCGGGAAACTGGCAATACCAGCATCAATTCTCACCAAAAGAGGCCTTCTGACAAAAAAAGAACGGGAAATCATGGAAGCTCATCCCGAAGAAGGCGCAAGAATTGTCTCCGGATTATCAGGTTACGAAGAAGTGGTAGAAATAATCAGAAGCCATCATGAAAGACTCGATGGAAATGGATATCCGGATGGCCTTCGCAATGGGGATATTCCTTTCATGGCAAGAATCGTTGCAGTAGCCGATACCTATGATGCGATTACAAGCAACAGATCGTACCATTCAATATCCGGGGGCGAAAACGCGCTTGAATCTATAAGAGCGGAAGAGGGAAGTAAGTTCGATTCAAGGATCGTCAGCGCACTTGAATCGATACTCAAAAACGAAAAAGTGAGCATGGCATGA
- a CDS encoding tetratricopeptide repeat protein, whose amino-acid sequence MMRIMFATVCLILLACGIAVASEDSESARVGIVPFGYSGSDARWVSEKLYDALKDIFEESPDYSFISDNDLDDAFENLGFNPSDFEYGVPPDFVADAGIALGAEIILYGNIAPSGDEFQVYWNVSIPVSGNTINADPAMVPKNSDPVKELAESMIDEISELVGGRIQQALDQAAFSIQMKNWSMAIMFLNQALSVDPSLLEARFQLADIYLEAEVDSVDKALDMYEEILAEDETNADALTGIGNVHLAQDDAASAKIYFENAVDIDPENADAYLGLAEAYQALGELDQAVASFETALASNPDNLSIKFPLCLLYFQTEEYSKAIPYMEEILAVNTNMSGLRQRLIQSYVKISDYGKAADNAVIYLESDPDNSQKILYTAQVESWAGRTTSAVNRLESLISSTGNREAYILLASIYRDSGQRGAMQGVFSRLSNSYPNDPLANYMMGAFYYQSGSNKARISELVSENIPTWQNAITDLNTAISYLSHVTGYRAGSAQNMVQAANNSISLCQEKIDRVERYSQ is encoded by the coding sequence ATGATGAGAATAATGTTCGCGACAGTATGCCTGATTCTGCTGGCCTGCGGTATCGCGGTTGCTTCGGAGGATTCCGAATCCGCAAGAGTCGGTATAGTACCTTTCGGTTATAGTGGTTCTGATGCCCGGTGGGTTAGCGAGAAACTTTACGACGCTCTTAAGGATATTTTTGAGGAGAGTCCCGATTATTCCTTCATTTCCGATAATGATCTTGACGATGCATTCGAAAATCTGGGTTTCAATCCATCTGATTTCGAATACGGAGTTCCACCGGACTTTGTCGCTGATGCCGGTATTGCTCTTGGAGCAGAGATAATACTCTACGGTAACATAGCCCCTTCTGGAGATGAATTTCAGGTTTACTGGAATGTAAGTATACCCGTTTCAGGTAACACGATTAACGCGGATCCTGCCATGGTTCCGAAGAACTCCGATCCCGTGAAAGAACTTGCTGAAAGCATGATTGATGAGATTTCGGAGCTCGTTGGCGGCAGAATACAGCAGGCGCTTGACCAGGCCGCATTCAGTATCCAGATGAAAAACTGGTCCATGGCTATCATGTTCCTGAACCAGGCACTTTCCGTTGACCCGTCTCTACTTGAGGCAAGATTCCAGCTTGCTGATATCTACCTAGAGGCAGAAGTGGATTCAGTGGACAAAGCCCTCGATATGTATGAAGAGATTCTCGCTGAAGACGAAACAAACGCAGACGCGTTAACCGGAATCGGAAACGTACACCTTGCTCAGGATGATGCCGCCAGCGCGAAAATTTACTTTGAGAATGCTGTGGATATCGATCCGGAGAATGCGGATGCTTATCTCGGACTGGCTGAAGCATATCAGGCACTTGGAGAGCTGGATCAAGCAGTTGCGAGCTTCGAGACAGCACTTGCGTCCAATCCGGATAACCTTTCTATTAAATTCCCACTTTGTCTTCTCTATTTCCAGACGGAGGAGTACTCCAAGGCTATACCCTATATGGAGGAAATACTTGCTGTAAACACTAATATGAGCGGCCTCAGGCAGCGTCTCATACAGTCCTACGTGAAGATAAGCGATTACGGAAAAGCTGCTGACAATGCGGTGATCTATCTGGAATCAGACCCGGATAATTCACAGAAGATTCTCTACACCGCACAGGTAGAATCCTGGGCTGGCAGAACAACCAGCGCTGTCAACAGGCTGGAATCTCTTATCTCAAGTACTGGAAACAGAGAAGCGTATATACTTCTTGCGTCAATCTACCGTGACAGCGGACAGCGGGGTGCAATGCAGGGCGTGTTTTCCCGCCTCAGCAACTCCTATCCTAATGATCCACTTGCCAACTATATGATGGGGGCATTCTACTACCAGAGCGGCTCAAACAAGGCTCGCATATCGGAACTTGTTTCCGAGAATATACCCACATGGCAGAATGCTATAACCGATTTGAACACTGCAATATCGTACCTGTCGCATGTAACCGGATACAGGGCAGGAAGCGCCCAGAACATGGTGCAGGCTGCTAATAATTCTATCTCTCTCTGCCAGGAGAAGATCGACAGAGTTGAGAGGTACAGTCAGTAA
- the recJ gene encoding single-stranded-DNA-specific exonuclease RecJ, which produces MRKRWVARPAPGLNIKEASNPRNLPQSISLLLTRRGLSGEKLDRFLHPDMNSLSCWQDIGGVRKAAERIVHGIQNNENIMVHGDFDADGITATTIVYMGLRSLGAHIDYFIPDRFEDGYGLGESSIEVCKADNTNLFITVDCGITAAGYVENLKSMNVDTIITDHHQPGSILPDAEAVVDPVLDGDTPYSKLAGAGVAWMVVRAVYDLLDADKEYLHELLQLVAIGTVTDVVELIDDNRILVSEGLKLLRTRTLPGISALAESSSVDIQQMNSTDLAYYLGPRINACGRIGHAEDAVKLLLAGSSEEAGELIKTVEEYNRIRRKLDSEIEEHIIQLVEALDNPSCIVMADEGWHRGVIGIVASRLVSRYGVPSIIISIEKGNGYGSARSVPGIPIYSILTGIQAEHGIMDSLGGHPMAAGFRIPTGNISILREELISILSGTEWEARLGSVLYIDGKLEEQDYNAKTLRAIEILEPFGEGNKKPVWLARGAYPVQWRAVGKSAKHLSCNFRIGSAVHKAIGFNMVNSQSLFNGKVDLAFTLALDTYRGDGSIQLILKGIRKHRKAAN; this is translated from the coding sequence TTGAGGAAACGCTGGGTAGCCAGACCTGCGCCTGGATTGAATATCAAAGAAGCAAGTAACCCTCGCAATCTTCCGCAATCCATTTCTCTTCTTCTGACGAGGCGGGGATTATCTGGCGAAAAACTGGACAGATTTCTTCATCCGGATATGAATTCGTTGTCTTGCTGGCAGGACATCGGAGGAGTCCGCAAGGCCGCTGAACGGATCGTTCACGGGATTCAGAATAATGAAAACATCATGGTTCACGGCGATTTCGATGCCGATGGAATTACAGCCACCACAATAGTCTACATGGGGCTGCGATCACTCGGAGCCCATATTGACTACTTTATTCCAGACAGGTTCGAAGACGGATACGGATTGGGCGAATCCAGTATCGAAGTATGCAAGGCTGATAATACCAATTTGTTCATTACCGTTGACTGCGGTATCACAGCTGCCGGATATGTTGAAAATTTAAAGAGCATGAACGTAGATACTATCATCACCGATCATCATCAGCCCGGAAGTATCCTGCCTGATGCCGAAGCAGTTGTTGATCCCGTGCTGGATGGTGATACTCCTTACTCAAAACTTGCCGGTGCCGGTGTTGCCTGGATGGTTGTCAGAGCTGTTTACGATCTTCTTGACGCCGATAAAGAATATCTTCATGAACTGCTCCAGCTTGTGGCGATAGGTACAGTGACAGATGTGGTGGAGCTTATCGATGACAATAGAATTCTGGTCTCCGAGGGTCTGAAGCTGCTTCGCACAAGGACGTTACCAGGTATATCCGCTCTCGCAGAATCCTCGTCTGTTGATATTCAGCAAATGAATTCAACGGATCTGGCATACTATCTTGGACCCAGGATCAATGCTTGCGGTCGGATAGGTCACGCGGAGGACGCGGTTAAGCTGCTTCTCGCGGGTAGCAGTGAAGAGGCGGGGGAATTGATAAAAACCGTGGAAGAATACAATCGGATACGTAGAAAACTGGACAGTGAAATTGAAGAACATATTATTCAGCTTGTTGAGGCTCTTGATAATCCTTCTTGCATCGTAATGGCGGACGAAGGATGGCACCGGGGCGTAATAGGAATAGTCGCATCGAGGCTTGTTTCAAGGTACGGTGTACCATCGATTATAATTTCTATCGAGAAAGGCAACGGTTATGGTTCTGCACGAAGCGTTCCAGGAATACCGATTTATTCAATTCTCACCGGAATACAGGCGGAACATGGGATAATGGATAGTCTGGGAGGTCATCCGATGGCAGCGGGTTTCAGGATCCCAACAGGCAACATCTCCATTCTCAGAGAAGAGCTGATCAGCATTCTTTCGGGAACGGAGTGGGAAGCGCGTCTGGGTTCGGTTCTTTATATTGACGGTAAACTCGAGGAACAGGATTACAATGCTAAAACTCTGCGAGCTATAGAAATACTTGAACCATTCGGAGAGGGCAACAAAAAACCCGTATGGTTGGCAAGGGGAGCCTATCCTGTACAATGGAGAGCGGTCGGGAAAAGCGCGAAACACCTCAGCTGCAATTTCAGAATTGGTTCAGCTGTTCATAAGGCTATCGGTTTTAACATGGTGAACAGCCAGTCACTGTTCAACGGAAAAGTTGATCTCGCGTTTACTCTGGCACTGGATACCTATCGCGGGGACGGAAGTATACAGCTTATTCTCAAGGGTATCCGCAAGCATAGGAAGGCTGCAAATTGA
- a CDS encoding S8 family peptidase translates to MKYIILLLIAAVPAFSGTIHPDLQDLIQTSEKTELIPVFILAQGELDTDWIDAVSVNMIREERQEFVVDALKDIADVSQRSIIRELGIYTTESVCNIVSLWLANAVYCEATPSVISHIASRSDVTVIERAAHENAGLIYPYDVRDATPEELGKAITWSVTKINADDVWALGYNGSGVIVGVIDTGTDYNHMDLHNNMWHDTAAGYHYGWDFYNGDDDPMDDHGHGTHTSGSVCGYGTEGTETGVAPGATCMALRINYYSGGEYTWIQAMEFGTDNGASVLTMSLGAPGTGNATLRTAEENLLTAGVYHSVAAGNSGPGAGTILSSGDCPPPWFHPNQTYHGGRSAVVTVGSTNSSDVIAGSSSRGPVGWWGSVSPWNDYSDTEPLIDPDICGPGVDVVSTCWGGGYTTMSGTSMATPHIAGVAALILDANPALSVAKIDSIIEVTSLDLGASGKDNTYGAGRVDALAAVQAALVVGIEDGPQSADPAGILISSINPNPVHGLASFEIYTEDTGMIEIGVFDISGRRIAIISAEEIASGTHACSWMVPETVGNGIYFVRAKLNDTTVSSRMTIIR, encoded by the coding sequence GTGAAGTATATTATTCTGCTGCTTATAGCTGCTGTACCCGCATTCTCAGGAACCATTCACCCGGATCTACAGGATCTGATTCAGACCTCCGAGAAAACTGAACTCATTCCTGTTTTCATACTTGCCCAGGGAGAACTCGACACCGATTGGATCGATGCTGTCTCGGTGAATATGATTCGCGAGGAAAGACAGGAATTCGTTGTTGATGCGCTGAAGGATATTGCCGATGTATCCCAGAGGAGCATTATCAGAGAGCTTGGGATCTATACTACAGAAAGTGTTTGCAACATCGTCTCGCTCTGGTTGGCAAATGCTGTTTACTGCGAAGCGACACCTTCTGTTATCAGTCACATTGCTTCACGAAGTGATGTAACAGTCATTGAACGTGCAGCCCATGAAAACGCAGGGCTGATCTATCCCTACGATGTACGGGATGCAACACCGGAAGAACTCGGTAAGGCGATAACCTGGAGCGTTACAAAGATAAACGCTGACGATGTATGGGCCCTTGGTTATAACGGCAGTGGAGTCATAGTCGGTGTAATTGACACCGGTACCGACTACAACCACATGGATCTTCACAATAACATGTGGCACGATACTGCTGCAGGCTATCATTACGGATGGGATTTTTACAATGGGGATGATGATCCAATGGATGACCACGGTCATGGAACCCACACTTCAGGTTCTGTCTGCGGCTACGGTACAGAAGGTACCGAAACGGGTGTAGCTCCCGGCGCAACCTGCATGGCTCTCCGTATTAACTACTACAGCGGTGGCGAGTATACATGGATACAGGCCATGGAGTTCGGCACCGACAACGGCGCTTCAGTTCTTACTATGTCCCTTGGCGCTCCCGGAACCGGTAATGCTACGCTAAGAACCGCGGAAGAGAACCTTCTTACCGCTGGAGTTTACCATAGTGTCGCAGCCGGCAATAGTGGCCCTGGCGCAGGAACCATTCTTTCCAGCGGAGACTGCCCGCCTCCATGGTTCCACCCCAATCAGACATACCATGGGGGACGGAGCGCGGTTGTTACTGTAGGATCTACAAATAGCAGCGATGTTATAGCGGGTTCCTCAAGCCGAGGACCCGTCGGCTGGTGGGGCTCCGTATCTCCCTGGAACGATTACAGTGATACGGAACCTCTTATCGATCCTGACATCTGCGGACCGGGAGTAGATGTGGTAAGTACCTGCTGGGGCGGTGGATATACAACCATGAGTGGAACATCGATGGCTACTCCGCACATTGCCGGTGTTGCTGCGCTCATACTTGATGCGAATCCAGCGCTGAGTGTGGCCAAGATCGACAGCATTATCGAAGTGACGTCACTTGATCTCGGGGCCAGCGGGAAGGACAACACCTACGGCGCTGGAAGAGTAGACGCGCTTGCAGCTGTTCAGGCCGCACTTGTGGTTGGTATTGAAGATGGCCCACAGTCTGCTGATCCCGCGGGAATTCTGATCAGCTCTATCAACCCCAACCCTGTTCATGGCCTGGCTTCTTTTGAAATTTACACCGAGGATACAGGAATGATTGAGATAGGTGTTTTCGATATATCGGGCCGCAGGATTGCGATTATCAGTGCTGAAGAAATCGCTTCAGGAACCCATGCCTGCAGCTGGATGGTTCCCGAAACAGTGGGGAACGGTATCTACTTCGTTCGTGCCAAATTAAACGATACTACCGTTTCATCAAGGATGACAATTATTAGGTAG